A window of the Trueperaceae bacterium genome harbors these coding sequences:
- a CDS encoding dienelactone hydrolase family protein has protein sequence MTHAARAGGGTRPPDDDAADGPRPHGIVVPTDGVDLHGDLRVPAVARGCVAFAHGSGSGRHSPRNRAVAARLHADGFATLLLDLLSDAEDRADRAGERHRFDVPRLARRLHAALDVLAERPDVGRLPVGLYGASTGAAAALRAAADAPRRVHAVEARGGRVDLAGDALPRVRCPTRLIVGSEDRAVWDLNEAARRTLRCDVDLAVVPGAGHLFEEPGTLDRVGDLTADWFDAHLGADGAP, from the coding sequence ACGCACGCGGCGCGGGCGGGCGGGGGGACCCGCCCGCCCGACGACGACGCGGCGGACGGCCCACGGCCCCACGGGATCGTCGTCCCGACCGACGGGGTCGACCTCCACGGCGACCTCCGCGTTCCCGCCGTCGCGCGCGGCTGCGTCGCGTTCGCGCACGGGAGCGGCAGCGGTCGCCACAGCCCCCGGAACCGCGCCGTCGCCGCCCGTCTCCACGCCGACGGCTTCGCGACGCTGCTCCTCGACCTGCTGAGCGACGCGGAGGACCGCGCCGACCGGGCCGGGGAGCGCCACCGGTTCGACGTCCCACGGCTCGCACGCCGCCTCCACGCCGCCCTCGACGTGCTCGCCGAGCGCCCCGACGTCGGGCGCCTCCCGGTCGGCCTGTACGGCGCCAGCACCGGGGCGGCGGCGGCGTTGCGCGCCGCCGCCGACGCCCCCCGACGCGTGCACGCCGTCGAGGCGCGCGGCGGCCGCGTCGACCTCGCCGGCGACGCCCTCCCCCGCGTCCGCTGCCCCACCCGCCTCATCGTCGGCAGCGAGGACCGCGCCGTCTGGGACCTCAACGAAGCGGCACGACGCACGCTGCGTTGCGACGTCGACCTCGCCGTCGTCCCGGGGGCGGGCCACCTGTTCGAGGAACCCGGCACCCTCGATCGGGTCGGCGACCTCACGGCCGACTGGTTCGACGCGCACCTCGGGGCGGACGGCGCCCCCTGA